Proteins from one Coffea arabica cultivar ET-39 chromosome 8c, Coffea Arabica ET-39 HiFi, whole genome shotgun sequence genomic window:
- the LOC113706612 gene encoding receptor kinase-like protein Xa21, with translation MQDSITAKTLFPFRRNFYHSITNLLQINPSLPSLLIEIPNTMWGFRSSTLVGIFLLLSVAMNLSVSHVSASKQFQNETDRLALLEFKNQIYDDPSGVLKSWNHSQHHCHWEGVTCSARHQRVMALTLRHKQLSGTISPQVGNLSFMRFIQLGENQFHGGIPQEFGRLLRLRVLNLTSNAISGKIPANLSYCSELVTISLHDNKLEGKIPIDQLSNLKKLENFFLYTNNLTGEIPSSIGNLSWLTQLDFGYNNLEGNLPMEMGLLKGLSFFAAAENKLSGIIPASIFNSSAITAISVADNSFHGNLPTNIGLTLPNLEELLLGGNKFYGNFPTSITNASGLEELDLSSNKFAGQIPTNLGDLTQLNFLSLSDNLFGNNSTGDLDFIASLTNCSNLRILSLSANKLGGNVPKIMANLSNQLTELFVGANQLSGTIPQGFGNFVNLIQLGLELNSFSGIIPRDFGKLPNLQGLRFDNNQFSGQIASTLCNNTNLFYLDLSFNQFEGCYIFDNVLMNCQNLQYLDISQNNFTGIISPHFLQTHSSLIAMVLSENSFTGSLPPEVGKLVHLVNFSVSHNQLAGAIPISLADCSDLENLYMEANFFQGPIPPNLASWKSIQQLDLSSNNLTGPIPRELEKLHSLSYLNLSYNDIEGKIPNTGIFSNASQISLTGNNKLCGGIPELEFPPCPVIKGKNRGKLKVIILLSIVLPTALLVLGAMLLYFLVYHKGERRMVAGFSSMPPRIDELLRLSYHELLRATSGFSPENLIGSGNFGSVYKGRLEKHGNKLVAIKVLDLRKNGASKSFKAECKTLRNIRHRNLVSIVSYCSSIDSKGDEFKALIYEFMENGNLDLWLHPSETTDQATSSRSLNLSQKLNIAIDVASALQYLQNHCEAEIVHCDLKPSNILLDNDLVAHVGDFGLARLLPKPVNTSSEQRTSSTIAIKGSIGYAAPEYGMGLVASTQGDVYSYGILLLEMITGRRPTDDIFVGDLDLHNYVNGALHEQVSEIVDSLLLLEGDENRNMTPGGETINGGREIDCIISLLKIGLKCSARLPNDRMHMNEVVRKLHLIKDVFLGVRVHQENFEA, from the exons ATGCAAGATTCTATAACAGCCAAAACATTGTTCCCATTCCGCAGAAACTTTTATCATTCTATCACCAATTTGTTGCAAATTAATCCATCTTTGCCTTCACTGCTCATCGAAATTCCAAATACCATGTGGGGATTTCGCTCATCAACATTAGTGGgcatttttctcctcctctcaGTTGCCATGAACCTTTCAGTAAGCCATGTTTCAGCttctaaacaatttcaaaatgaGACCGATCGTCTTGCTCTGCTTGAATTCAAGAATCAGATATACGATGATCCGTCTGGAGTGCTAAAGTCCTGGAACCACTCACAGCACCATTGTCACTGGGAAGGAGTCACATGCAGTGCCCGACATCAAAGGGTCATGGCCTTGACTCTAAGGCATAAGCAGTTGTCTGGAACTATATCTCCTCAGGTCGGAAATCTAAGCTTCATGAGGTTCATCCAACTTGGGGAGAATCAATTCCATGGTGGGATTCCCCAAGAATTTGGTCGCCTTCTCAGGCTAAGAGTCTTGAACCTGACAAGTAACGCAATCAGTGGAAAAATCCCAGCAAACCTGAGCTACTGCTCAGAGTTGGTAACTATTAGCCTACATGACAACAAGCTAGAAGGGAAAATTCCGATTGATCAGCTGagcaatttgaagaagcttgaaaatttttttctttacacAAACAATTTGACAGGAGAGATTCCCTCCTCCATTGGTAACTTATCATGGCTGACTCAACTCGATTTTGGCTATAACAATCTGGAGGGAAATTTGCCCATGGAAATGGGGCTCTTAAAAGGGTTATCTTTTTTTGCAGCAGCAGAAAATAAACTCTCTGGTATAATCCCTGCCTCTATCTTTAATAGTTCAGCCATTACTGCCATTTCAGTGGCGGACAATTCCTTTCATGGCAATCTCCCAACCAACATAGGTCTCACCCTACCAAATCTGGAAGAATTACTTCTTGGGGGAAACAAGTTCTATGGAAACTTTCCAACTTCAATCACCAATGCTTCTGGGCTTGAGGAACTTGATCTTTCCAGCAATAAGTTTGCCggccaaattccaactaatttAGGAGATCTGACACAACTTAATTTTTTATCTCTTAGTGATAATCTCTTCGGCAATAATTCTACAGGAGACTTGGATTTTATTGCATCACTGACCAACTGCAGTAATCTAAGAATTCTTTCCTTGAGTGCCAATAAACTTGGAGGTAATGTACCTAAAATCATGGCCAATCTCTCAAATCAACTCACTGAATTGTTCGTGGGAGCAAACCAACTGTCAGGAACCATTCCACAAGGATTTGGAAACTTTGTCAACCTAATTCAACTTGGCCTTGAATTGAACTCTTTTTCAGGGATTATTCCAAGAGATTTTGGCAAGTTACCAAATTTGCAAGGATTGCGTTTTGACAATAATCAATTTTCAGGACAGATAGCCTCTACCCTATGCAACAACACCAATCTATTCtatctggacttatcatttaaCCAGTTTGAAGGGTGCTATATATTTGACAATGTTCTTATGAACTGTCAAAATTTGCAATATCTGGATATAtctcaaaacaacttcactggAATTATATCACCACATTTTCTGCAGACGCACTCATCACTGATTGCTATGGTATTAAGTGAAAATTCTTTCACTGGTTCTCTGCCTCCTGAAGTTGGAAAGCTTGTACATTTGGTGAATTTCTCGGTTTCCCACAACCAACTTGCTGGAGCTATACCCATCTCACTTGCTGACTGTTCAGATCTGGAGAATCTTTATATGGAAGCCAATTTTTTCCAAGGACCAATTCCACCAAATTTGGCTTCTTGGAAGAGCATCCAGCAATTAGacctttcaagtaataacttgACCGGTCCAATACCCAGAGAACTTGAGAAGCTTCACTCTTTGAGCTACTTAAACCTTTCCTACAACGACATCGAGGGCAAGATACCAAACACTGGAATTTTCAGTAATGCAAGTCAAATATCATTGACTGGCAACAACAAACTCTGTGGAGGCATTCCAGAATTGGAGTTCCCACCTTGCCCAGTGATTAAGgggaaaaacagaggaaagcTGAAGGTTATCATATTGCTGTCCATTGTTTTACCAACAGCGCTTCTGGTTCTCGGTGCAATGTTGTTATATTTCTTGGTATATCATAAAGGAGAAAGAAGAATGGTGGCAGGATTCTCTAGCATGCCCCCAAGAATCGATGAGCTCTTGCGGCTTTCTTACCATGAACTTCTTCGTGCAACTTCTGGATTTTCACCAGAAAACTTAATTGGTTCAGGAAATTTTGGATCTGTCTACAAAGGAAGGCTAGAAAAACATGGCAACAAGCTTGTAGCAATTAAAGTTCTCGATCTTCGAAAGAATGGCGCTTCCAAAAGTTTTAAGGCCGAGTGCAAAACATTGCGAAACATTCGCCATAGAAACCTCGTTTCTATCGTGAGTTATTGCTCTAGTATTGATTCCAAGGGTGATGAATTCAAAGCTCTAATCTATGAGTTCATGGAAAATGGAAATCTGGACCTGTGGCTGCATCCTTCAGAGACAACTGATCAGGCAACAAGCTCAAGAAGTCTTAATCTTTCTCAGAAGCTGAACATTGCAATTGATGTAGCTTCAGCATTGCAGTATCTTCAGAACCACTGCGAAGCTGAGATTGTTCACTGTGATCTAAAACCAAGTAACATTCTTCTTGACAATGATCTCGTTGCTCATGTGGGTGATTTTGGATTGGCAAGGCTTCTCCCAAAACCCGTCAACACTTCTTCCGAGCAAAGAACCAGCAGTACTATTGCCATAAAAGGATCAATCGGTTATGCAGCTCCAG AGTATGGAATGGGTCTTgtggcatcaactcaaggggaTGTCTACAGCTACGGCATTCTTTTGCTAGAGATGATTACAGGAAGGAGGCCAACAGATGATATATTCGTGGGTGACCTTGATCTGCATAACTATGTTAATGGGGCTTTGCATGAACAAGTTTCTGAGATCGTGGACTCGTTGCTTCTTCTTGAAGGAGATGAAAACAGAAATATGACTCCTGGAGGGGAAACCATTAATGGTGGAAGAGAGATTGATTGCATTATTTCCCTGCTGAAAATTGGACTTAAGTGCTCTGCAAGATTACCAAATGACAGGATGCATATGAATGAAGTTGTCAGAAAATTACATCTCATTAAGGATGTTTTCCTTGGTGTCAGGGTGcatcaagaaaattttgaagcTTAA